The Conger conger chromosome 15, fConCon1.1, whole genome shotgun sequence genome contains a region encoding:
- the LOC133112019 gene encoding IgGFc-binding protein-like, producing MWLTRSWMVAVFILASLSTGFCSSMSAGTEFITAFMENVAHYRIRETFHKLLISALTRNTKVNIAVQDRSWNQTLIMNAGNTRSVDLPSELQLIKFNTSYKTVRVTSTFPVTVLSISLTSASTDTSRVLPVQNLGKEYRLASPAGPSDGSYRFVVINTQLDNTVTISQSSQELFTVTLGPYENAQFQSAKHPATTLVTAQTPVAVLFGHPCIQQVECKCGLAFEQLSPVSSWGTVFIVPYLSVSNRRNQTLLLVTSDGAAPESILPSEFVVLPRDEIPVLMDGSLYIRASVPVSVSLLQLGAMTLIPEESFSTCYLVHAINYSHTYFLIVVKTAEKDGVRLGHSLLPSVDWAEVAGSDYSVGLCSLAKQNMHRVIWHRTSKMAVYVFGRYDHMYFGSPALSLKVEPDGSKCRAYAGVVELVLEKKSWTDAQERCWNLNSQLASFNSLSFLEHAVKELGDAHRSTAWMGLRRSLLSGEWRWLNREPMGYSKWGSGEPNSSLTTQCAMTSLEPVKSLTWSAMSCCNQLPFICFMPGADMPFP from the exons ATGTGGCTTACCAGGAGCTGGATGGTGGCAGTATTCATCCTGGCATCCCTTTCCACCG GATTTTGCTCCTCAATGAGTGCTGGGACTGAGTTTATCACAGCCTTCATGGAGAACGTAGCTCATTACAGAATTCGGGAGACTTTCCACAAACTCCTCATTTCTGCTTTGACAAGAAACACAAAGGTCAACATCGCTGTCCAGGACCGCTCTTGGAACCAAACCCTAATCATGAATGCGGGAAATACACGTTCGGTCGATCTCCCATCAGAGTTACAGCTGATCAAGTTTAACACTTCCTACAAGACCGTTCGTGTGACCAGTACCTTCCCGGTGACTGTTTTGTCCATCAGCCTCACAAGCGCAAGCACCGACACAAGCAGAGTTCTCCCTGTACAGAATCTGGGAAAAGAGTACCGGCTGGCCTCACCGGCAGGCCCTTCCGACGGCTCATATCGGTTTGTCGTCATCAACACCCAGCTTGACAACACAGTCACCATTTCCCAGTCGTCTCAGGAGCTGTTCACGGTCACCCTCGGCCCTTACGAAAACGCTCAGTTCCAAAGTGCGAAGCACCCCGCGACCACGCTGGTGACCGCACAAACCCCAGTAGCTGTGCTGTTCGGGCACCCCTGCATTCAGCAAGTCGAGTGCAAATGCGGCCTGGCATTCGAGCAGCTATCCCCCGTTTCCAGCTGGGGGACTGTCTTCATTGTACCGTACCTCTCCGTGTCTAACCGGCGGAACCAGACGCTTTTGCTAGTGACGTCCGACGGCGCCGCTCCAGAAAGCATCCTGCCCTCCGAGTTCGTCGTTCTGCCACGTGACGAGATTCCAGTGCTGATGGACGGCTCCCTCTACATCCGGGCCTCTGTGCCAGTGTCTGTCAGTCTCTTGCAACTTGGCGCGATGACATTGATACCAGAGGAAAGTTTCTCCACCTGCTACCTGGTGCACGCGATCAATTATTCCCACACTTATTTCCTGATAGTAGTGAAGACGGCAGAGAAGGACGGAGTTCGGCTAGGGCATTCACTGCTCCCTTCAGTGGACTGGGCCGAAGTGGCCGGGTCCGACTACTCCGTGGGACTATGCAGTCTTGCAAAGCAGAACATGCACCGTGTTATCTGGCACCGCACGTCCAAGATGGCCGTCTACGTTTTTGGGAGATATGATCATATGTATTTTGGAAGCCCTGCTCTGAGCCTGAAAGTCGAACCAG ATGGCTCAAAGTGCAGGGCGTACGCGGGTGTGGTGGAGCTGGTCCTGGAGAAGAAGAGCTGGACTGATGCGCAGGAGCGCTGCTGGAATCTCAACAGCCAGCTGGCGAGTTTCAATAGCTTGAGCTTCCTGGAGCACGCGGTCAAGGAGCTGGGAGATGCCCATAGGAGCACGGCCTGGATGGGCCTGCGCAGGAGCCTGCTGTCCGGGGAGTGGCGATGGCTCAACAGGGAGCCGATGGGGTACAGTAAATGGGGATCAGGTGAGCCGAACAGCTCCCTGACGACCCAGTGTGCCATGACATCACTGGAGCCTGTGAAGAGTCTCACCTGGAGTGCCATGAGCTGCTGCAACCAACTGCCTTTCATCTGCTTTATGCCTGGGGCCGACATGCCGTTTCCATAG